The Pedobacter roseus genome contains a region encoding:
- a CDS encoding OmpA family protein encodes MNYSTLKKSVALSLVALTGVASLAVAQDAPATTSAVKVFGGRGQYRTWSIGVHGGVLMPVVAIGGTNDFNKWDANLGYGLNIRKQLGHSFGLELNGTRGKLSGTNEGISNPAVKDFETELQYAVDLRGVVNVGSIDFLRRENSVGFFLTAGAGYMAYAPKITLANGSQIDWKGKAVGPADDRHDAKDYVKGFYIPVGAGVKFKVSERVNFNLGYTMNFVDADNLDGVYAKGQTKDKFSYGYAGLEFSLGSSAKPSLEWTNPLATMYDELKDPTLRQEVEALKNRVSAVEKSVEDLKKDTDGDGVADQFDKCPGTPAGTAVDGSGCPLPKAPEPTAATSNVTGFEKIAFDFNSSVLKTESYPTLDKLSSVLRENGGKVTVNGYASSEGTAAYNLKLSKDRANSVKTYLVNSGVTASQVATKGNGEANPIASNDTEEGRIQNRRVETARN; translated from the coding sequence ATGAATTATTCTACTTTAAAGAAAAGTGTTGCGCTTTCTTTAGTGGCATTAACAGGAGTTGCTTCTCTTGCTGTCGCTCAGGATGCTCCTGCAACCACTTCTGCTGTCAAGGTATTTGGCGGTAGAGGACAGTACAGAACTTGGTCTATCGGTGTACACGGTGGTGTTTTAATGCCAGTTGTAGCTATCGGTGGTACTAACGACTTTAACAAATGGGATGCTAACTTAGGTTACGGTTTAAACATCCGTAAACAATTAGGTCACTCATTCGGTTTAGAATTAAACGGAACACGTGGTAAACTTTCTGGTACTAACGAAGGTATTTCTAACCCAGCTGTGAAAGATTTCGAAACTGAATTACAATATGCTGTAGATTTACGTGGTGTTGTTAACGTAGGTTCTATCGATTTCTTACGTCGTGAGAACTCAGTAGGTTTCTTCTTAACTGCTGGTGCTGGTTATATGGCTTATGCTCCAAAAATCACTTTAGCAAATGGTTCACAAATCGACTGGAAAGGTAAGGCTGTAGGTCCTGCTGATGACAGACATGATGCTAAAGATTACGTAAAAGGTTTCTACATTCCAGTTGGTGCTGGTGTTAAATTCAAAGTTTCTGAGCGTGTTAACTTTAACTTAGGTTACACTATGAACTTTGTTGATGCTGATAACTTAGACGGAGTTTATGCAAAAGGTCAAACTAAAGATAAATTCTCTTACGGTTATGCTGGTTTAGAATTCTCTTTAGGTTCTTCTGCTAAACCAAGTTTAGAGTGGACTAACCCATTAGCTACAATGTACGATGAGTTAAAAGATCCAACTTTACGTCAAGAAGTTGAAGCGTTGAAAAACCGTGTTTCTGCTGTTGAGAAATCTGTTGAAGATTTGAAAAAAGATACTGACGGTGACGGTGTTGCTGATCAATTCGATAAATGCCCAGGTACTCCTGCAGGTACTGCTGTTGATGGTTCAGGTTGTCCTCTTCCAAAAGCACCAGAGCCTACTGCTGCTACTAGCAATGTAACTGGTTTCGAAAAAATCGCTTTCGATTTCAACTCTTCAGTATTAAAAACTGAGTCTTACCCTACTTTAGATAAATTATCTTCAGTGTTACGTGAAAACGGTGGTAAAGTAACTGTAAACGGTTACGCTTCAAGCGAAGGTACTGCTGCATATAACTTGAAATTATCTAAAGACAGAGCTAACTCTGTTAAAACTTACTTAGTAAACTCTGGCGTAACTGCTAGTCAAGTTGCTACTAAAGGTAATGGTGAAGCTAACCCAATTGCTTCAAACGATACTGAAGAAGGTCGTATCCAAAACCGTCGTGTTGAAACTGCTAGAAACTAG
- a CDS encoding RidA family protein, with protein MKQIINTTNAPAPIGPYSQAVQAGNFLFVSGQVAINPENGELNIGNIEEETHQVMRNLKAVLLEAGLTFDHVVKSTIFLSDMGTFAQVNEIYGQYFTADFPARETVQVSVLPKNVNVEISVIAIVG; from the coding sequence ATGAAACAAATTATTAATACTACTAATGCTCCAGCTCCAATTGGACCATATAGCCAGGCAGTACAAGCCGGAAACTTTTTATTCGTATCGGGTCAGGTAGCCATCAATCCTGAAAATGGAGAATTAAATATTGGTAATATCGAAGAGGAAACACATCAGGTAATGCGTAACCTTAAAGCAGTTTTATTGGAAGCTGGCTTAACTTTCGATCATGTAGTTAAATCGACCATTTTCCTAAGTGACATGGGGACCTTTGCACAGGTAAATGAAATTTACGGTCAGTATTTTACAGCTGATTTTCCTGCCCGCGAAACGGTTCAGGTTTCAGTGCTGCCTAAAAATGTTAATGTAGAAATCTCTGTAATTGCCATTGTAGGTTAA
- a CDS encoding SusC/RagA family TonB-linked outer membrane protein translates to MKKNLLRTFAKSSMFLVCGSCLVFSSSASTTPSKLLHKKEPFDFYKPPLQDIIVKGKVTDAKGPIPGVSVKLKGGTATTVTDGSGNFSIKVPEDATLVFTYVGYVDQEIQVKNQTSINVRLTETNQNLSEVIVVGYGTQKKAVVSGAVASVKGTELAKSSSVNLTNSLAGRLPGVTALQSSGEPGYDGSTIRIRGTNSLGNNNALIVIDGIPNRAGGIERLNPNDIESVSVLKDASAAIYGSQAANGVILITTKLGKSGKPQFSYDFSYGLQQPTRIPKMANSVQYAEILNELNIFGSDLNPNEWSAAWNSFKTTGSYLSTGGKTINAAYKPDEIRKFGDGSDPLRYPNTDWFKTTFQNWSPQQRHNVQINGGSENVKYLVSLGYLDQDGYYKNSATGYKQYDMRFNLEAKLSKYITTTLGVTAREEDRNFPTVGAGDIFRFLMRGRPTEIAIWPNGQPGRDIEYGYNPVVSTTDLTGYNKDIRDYFQTTGKVEIKIPGVEGLKVTGTAAIDKYSGRQKNWQLPWTLYDWDKKTFQADGVTPVLTGTVRSQYTDPRLRETAGGQLAINLTGMINYDKKIGDHTIGLMAGVTREKVTNDGFTAFRRYFLSSAIEQLLAGDEKEQSLGNNPGDPNNLFNRARLSYFGRAGYNYKEKYLAEFLWRVDGSYIFPTARRFGFFPGVSVGWRLSEEQFFKENVKFVDNLKLRASYGQMGAEAYFGDALQEYQYLSLMNFGTYVFNDLITKSLTEGKVPNLDFGWEVANNMNIGLDASFLKSRLSLELDYFYNKRTNILISRGSSVPESSGIVDRLPPVNLGKVNNKGFEFKLSYNDRIGDLNYGVSVNGGYAKNEIIFWDETPGAPEWQRSTGRVTNSWLVYDYDGVFKDQAEVNANTLNYSALTSNLRPGDMKFKDINGDGKINADDKIRLDKNGTPTFTGGFNFNLQYKGFDLSVLIQGATGGMQIVGLTESGDIGNFLEWSYQNRWSIDNPSSVNPRLSNRGATYYTDSNNALNNTYWLRSNNYIRLKNVELGYTLPTTLVEKVGLNSVRVYANGLNLATLDKIKIWDPESTNSSGQYYPQARVINFGIKAAF, encoded by the coding sequence ATGAAAAAAAATCTATTGAGGACTTTTGCCAAAAGTAGCATGTTTCTTGTTTGTGGTAGTTGTCTTGTCTTTTCATCATCTGCCAGCACAACGCCTAGCAAATTACTGCACAAAAAAGAACCCTTTGATTTTTACAAACCTCCCCTCCAGGACATCATCGTGAAGGGAAAGGTTACGGATGCCAAAGGGCCGATACCAGGCGTAAGTGTTAAATTAAAGGGCGGTACAGCAACTACGGTAACCGATGGTTCCGGAAATTTTAGCATCAAAGTACCTGAAGATGCAACACTGGTGTTTACCTATGTGGGTTATGTAGATCAGGAGATACAGGTAAAAAATCAAACGAGTATTAATGTCCGCTTGACGGAAACCAATCAAAACCTTTCGGAAGTTATAGTAGTGGGCTATGGAACCCAGAAGAAAGCCGTTGTATCAGGTGCTGTTGCTTCAGTAAAAGGTACAGAACTGGCTAAATCTTCATCTGTAAACTTAACAAACTCTTTAGCAGGACGTTTACCGGGCGTAACGGCATTGCAAAGTAGCGGAGAACCGGGTTATGATGGCTCTACTATCAGGATCCGTGGTACCAATTCACTTGGAAACAACAATGCATTAATTGTAATTGATGGAATTCCTAACCGTGCGGGCGGTATCGAAAGGTTAAATCCAAACGATATTGAAAGCGTATCGGTTTTAAAGGATGCATCTGCCGCCATCTATGGTTCGCAGGCAGCCAACGGGGTAATTTTGATTACCACTAAATTAGGTAAATCTGGTAAGCCACAATTTTCTTACGATTTTAGCTACGGTTTGCAACAACCCACGCGTATACCTAAAATGGCCAATTCGGTACAATACGCAGAAATTTTGAATGAGCTGAATATCTTTGGTTCAGATCTTAATCCAAACGAATGGTCGGCCGCCTGGAACAGTTTTAAAACAACCGGTTCTTACCTGTCAACAGGTGGAAAAACGATTAATGCAGCCTATAAACCAGATGAAATTAGAAAATTTGGCGATGGATCGGATCCTCTACGATATCCTAATACAGACTGGTTTAAAACTACTTTCCAAAACTGGTCGCCTCAGCAAAGGCATAATGTTCAGATTAACGGAGGTAGCGAAAACGTAAAATACCTGGTTTCTCTGGGCTATCTGGATCAGGATGGCTATTATAAAAACTCTGCCACAGGATATAAGCAATATGATATGCGTTTTAACCTGGAAGCAAAATTGAGTAAATACATCACCACCACATTAGGGGTAACTGCAAGAGAAGAAGATCGTAATTTTCCAACAGTAGGCGCTGGCGATATCTTCAGGTTTTTAATGAGGGGAAGGCCGACTGAAATTGCAATTTGGCCAAATGGTCAGCCGGGAAGGGATATTGAATATGGTTATAACCCAGTAGTATCTACTACAGATTTAACTGGCTACAATAAAGATATCAGAGATTACTTTCAAACCACTGGTAAAGTAGAAATTAAAATTCCTGGTGTTGAAGGATTAAAAGTAACCGGAACTGCTGCGATAGATAAATATTCAGGCAGACAGAAAAACTGGCAATTACCCTGGACGCTTTACGATTGGGACAAAAAAACCTTTCAGGCTGATGGCGTAACACCAGTATTAACAGGAACAGTAAGGTCGCAATATACCGATCCAAGACTTAGAGAAACTGCTGGCGGACAATTAGCCATCAACTTAACCGGAATGATTAATTACGATAAAAAAATCGGCGATCATACCATTGGTTTAATGGCAGGTGTAACCCGGGAAAAAGTAACTAACGACGGTTTTACTGCTTTTAGAAGATATTTTCTTTCATCAGCAATCGAGCAATTATTGGCAGGTGATGAGAAAGAACAATCATTAGGAAATAATCCCGGCGATCCGAACAATTTATTTAACAGGGCCCGCTTAAGCTATTTTGGAAGAGCAGGCTATAACTATAAAGAAAAATACCTTGCCGAATTTTTATGGCGGGTAGATGGTTCATACATTTTTCCAACAGCCAGACGTTTTGGTTTCTTCCCAGGGGTATCGGTGGGTTGGCGATTATCAGAAGAACAGTTTTTTAAAGAAAATGTTAAGTTCGTTGACAATTTAAAATTAAGGGCATCTTATGGTCAGATGGGTGCTGAAGCCTATTTCGGAGACGCGCTGCAGGAATATCAGTACCTGAGTTTAATGAATTTTGGTACTTATGTTTTTAATGATTTAATCACTAAATCGTTAACTGAAGGTAAGGTGCCCAATTTAGATTTTGGATGGGAAGTAGCCAACAATATGAACATCGGTTTAGATGCATCTTTTCTAAAAAGCAGACTATCACTTGAATTAGATTATTTTTATAACAAGAGAACAAACATCCTGATCAGCAGAGGAAGTTCAGTGCCTGAAAGTTCGGGTATTGTAGACCGCTTACCGCCTGTTAATTTAGGAAAGGTAAATAATAAAGGTTTCGAGTTTAAATTAAGTTATAACGATAGGATTGGCGATTTAAATTATGGTGTGAGTGTAAATGGCGGTTATGCTAAAAATGAAATCATTTTTTGGGATGAAACCCCTGGTGCTCCGGAGTGGCAACGCTCAACTGGCCGCGTAACCAACTCCTGGTTAGTGTATGATTATGATGGTGTTTTTAAAGATCAGGCAGAGGTTAATGCCAATACACTTAATTATAGTGCACTCACCAGCAATTTACGTCCTGGCGATATGAAGTTTAAAGACATCAACGGTGATGGCAAAATCAATGCTGACGATAAAATTCGCTTGGATAAAAACGGTACGCCGACCTTTACCGGAGGTTTTAACTTCAATCTACAATATAAAGGGTTCGATTTATCTGTATTGATTCAGGGTGCAACTGGTGGTATGCAGATTGTTGGTTTAACTGAATCGGGTGATATTGGTAATTTCTTAGAGTGGTCATACCAAAACCGCTGGAGCATTGATAACCCAAGTTCCGTAAATCCGCGTTTATCAAACCGTGGCGCTACCTATTATACAGATAGTAACAATGCACTGAACAATACTTATTGGTTAAGGAGCAATAATTATATCAGACTTAAAAACGTGGAGTTAGGTTATACATTACCGACTACTTTAGTTGAAAAAGTTGGCTTGAACAGTGTAAGGGTTTATGCGAACGGATTGAACCTGGCCACCCTTGATAAAATCAAAATTTGGGATCCCGAATCGACCAATTCAAGTGGTCAGTATTACCCACAGGCCAGGGTAATTAATTTTGGTATTAAAGCCGCGTTTTAA
- a CDS encoding RagB/SusD family nutrient uptake outer membrane protein, which yields MKATNKNIKLYILVSITFLAVSCKKDFMDVNPPDKISSELVWKDPALAQAFVNDIYNGLGNGGFSEQMLASVSDEAMFTHPTRGIDLINNGTINPSTLGWIDDTWAYKQMYNRIRACNTTVERIVGGDNGLSSQSLKDQLLGEAYFLRAYFYQQLLRYYGAVPIITKTYALTDDFKIKRNTYEECVNFIVKDCDEANRLLTGKTLDKGRTTALAALALKSRVLIYAASDLHDRAKLTSKITGIAAQKLDFLSYASGSQPDRYRLAQTAAKAVMDLGTGYKLDLAAPASVANGQLNYKSIAMGGASKAPGIDATAASELIFARYFIIQSNIKHAQQNGPNGYHNWAGNTPIGLLVDDYEMQDGSKFNWANAAQKANPYQSRDPRFYATVLYDGAGWKPRDKASGNVDPASQIQTGIYDLMDNSGRIDFKGLDTRGSSIENWNGSWTGYYYHKFIDPDPTIVDASMSQNVPWPFFRYTEAVFNYIEASIELGELGNATTWLNKIRFRAGMPAVTATDQAGLREVYRHERRIEMAYEEQRYHDTRRWLIAGETLGRKVTYIKVTGKFKAGKTMSAPYHYDPTVYDYTYSPVEENAQENRSWDNKLYFRPFSRDEVNKNNLLEQNPGY from the coding sequence ATGAAAGCAACAAATAAAAATATAAAGCTCTATATATTAGTTTCGATTACTTTTCTCGCAGTTTCCTGTAAGAAAGATTTTATGGATGTAAATCCGCCTGATAAAATATCTTCGGAATTGGTATGGAAAGACCCTGCACTTGCACAGGCCTTTGTAAATGATATTTACAATGGATTAGGAAATGGAGGGTTTTCGGAACAGATGCTGGCTTCAGTTTCCGACGAAGCTATGTTTACCCACCCAACCCGTGGTATCGATCTGATCAATAATGGAACCATTAATCCTTCTACCTTAGGGTGGATAGATGATACCTGGGCTTACAAGCAAATGTATAACCGCATAAGGGCCTGTAATACTACTGTTGAAAGAATTGTAGGTGGCGATAATGGCCTGAGCAGCCAGTCGTTAAAAGATCAGTTATTAGGCGAGGCCTATTTCTTACGTGCTTATTTCTATCAGCAATTATTACGTTATTATGGTGCTGTACCTATTATTACCAAAACATACGCGTTAACTGATGATTTTAAAATCAAACGTAATACTTATGAGGAATGTGTAAACTTTATCGTAAAAGATTGCGACGAAGCCAATAGATTGCTAACAGGCAAAACGCTTGATAAAGGACGTACCACTGCATTGGCAGCATTGGCACTTAAATCGAGAGTATTAATTTATGCTGCAAGCGACCTGCATGACAGAGCCAAACTTACTTCGAAAATTACAGGTATTGCTGCGCAAAAATTAGATTTTTTAAGTTATGCCAGTGGCAGCCAGCCAGACCGTTATCGGTTGGCGCAAACTGCTGCTAAAGCCGTTATGGATTTAGGTACAGGTTACAAATTAGATCTTGCTGCTCCGGCTTCTGTTGCCAACGGTCAGTTAAACTATAAAAGTATCGCAATGGGCGGGGCAAGTAAAGCCCCTGGTATAGATGCAACAGCCGCATCAGAATTAATTTTTGCCCGTTATTTTATTATCCAGAGCAACATTAAACATGCGCAGCAAAATGGACCAAATGGTTATCATAACTGGGCGGGTAACACGCCTATCGGTTTATTGGTAGATGATTATGAAATGCAGGATGGATCCAAATTTAACTGGGCAAACGCTGCACAAAAGGCAAACCCTTATCAAAGCAGAGACCCGCGTTTTTATGCCACCGTTTTATATGATGGTGCGGGTTGGAAACCACGCGATAAAGCTTCGGGCAATGTTGATCCTGCTAGCCAGATTCAGACTGGTATTTATGATTTAATGGACAATAGTGGCAGAATCGATTTTAAAGGTTTAGATACCCGTGGAAGTTCGATTGAAAACTGGAACGGCAGCTGGACAGGTTATTATTACCATAAATTTATCGATCCGGATCCAACCATTGTAGATGCTTCTATGTCGCAAAACGTGCCATGGCCATTCTTTAGGTACACCGAAGCCGTATTTAATTATATTGAAGCGAGTATAGAGTTAGGAGAACTGGGTAATGCTACAACCTGGTTGAACAAAATCCGTTTCAGGGCAGGCATGCCAGCTGTAACCGCAACAGATCAGGCCGGACTTAGAGAAGTTTACCGCCACGAACGGCGTATAGAAATGGCTTACGAAGAGCAGCGTTATCATGATACCCGCAGGTGGTTAATTGCTGGTGAAACATTGGGCAGAAAAGTTACTTATATCAAGGTTACTGGTAAATTTAAAGCTGGTAAAACCATGTCGGCCCCTTATCATTACGATCCAACAGTATACGATTATACTTATAGTCCGGTTGAAGAAAATGCGCAAGAGAACAGAAGCTGGGATAATAAACTTTATTTCAGGCCATTTAGCCGTGATGAAGTAAATAAAAATAATTTACTCGAACAAAATCCGGGGTACTAA
- a CDS encoding MFS transporter → MEDSDPNPVIVKQDPFAALRYKEFRSFLGMRFFFTLAYQMQAVVIGYHIYDLTHDPLKLGLVGLCEAIPAIGIALYGGYIADKSEKRSLLIKIFSGVWLASVLMLIITSKYLHLKEDLIVLIMYGLVFCIGIARGFFGPATFSLMAKIVPKELYPNSSTWNSSSWQLATIIGPVAGGFVNWLWGITAAYTFIVILVSISLICIFTLKKHPSTYVPKENIFHSLKEGIQFVFKTKMMVWAMSLDLFSVFFGGAVALLPMFAKDVFHLGSYGLGMMRGAASLGAVITMLAMTRFSPMGKPWRNLLIAVTGFGLSIICYGLSKNFYLTLFFLFLEGSFDSVSVIIRQTIMQLLTPDDMRGRVSAVNSMFIGSSNEIGEFESGLSARLLTLVPAVVFGGSMTIAIAGVTWLKTKSLTKLSLQDINEQTTKAA, encoded by the coding sequence GTGGAAGATTCAGACCCCAACCCCGTTATTGTAAAACAAGATCCCTTCGCAGCTTTGCGATATAAGGAATTCAGATCTTTCCTTGGCATGCGATTCTTTTTTACGCTCGCCTACCAAATGCAGGCTGTTGTTATTGGTTATCATATTTACGATTTAACACACGATCCGCTAAAACTGGGTTTGGTGGGCTTATGCGAAGCCATTCCTGCAATTGGGATTGCATTATATGGCGGTTACATTGCCGATAAAAGCGAAAAACGCAGTTTATTGATCAAGATTTTTTCAGGGGTATGGTTAGCATCTGTTTTAATGCTCATCATTACCAGCAAATACCTTCACCTTAAAGAAGATCTTATTGTACTTATTATGTATGGTTTGGTTTTCTGCATCGGAATTGCCAGGGGTTTTTTCGGACCTGCAACTTTCTCATTAATGGCGAAAATTGTACCCAAAGAACTGTATCCAAATTCGAGTACATGGAACAGCAGCAGCTGGCAATTGGCAACAATTATAGGTCCCGTTGCTGGTGGTTTTGTGAACTGGCTCTGGGGAATTACAGCAGCCTATACTTTTATTGTAATATTGGTTTCTATTTCCTTGATCTGCATTTTTACACTCAAAAAACATCCGTCAACCTACGTTCCGAAAGAAAATATATTCCACAGTTTAAAGGAAGGAATCCAGTTTGTGTTTAAAACCAAGATGATGGTTTGGGCCATGAGTTTAGATCTTTTCTCTGTGTTTTTTGGTGGGGCAGTGGCGCTATTGCCAATGTTTGCAAAAGATGTTTTTCACCTGGGTTCTTATGGTTTGGGCATGATGCGTGGGGCAGCTTCCTTAGGAGCGGTTATTACGATGTTGGCCATGACCCGTTTTTCGCCGATGGGGAAACCATGGAGAAATTTGCTGATCGCAGTAACTGGTTTTGGTTTAAGCATCATCTGTTATGGTTTATCTAAAAACTTCTATTTAACCCTGTTTTTCTTATTCCTTGAAGGATCATTCGATAGCGTGAGCGTAATTATCCGTCAAACCATTATGCAATTGCTTACACCCGATGATATGCGCGGAAGGGTTTCAGCAGTGAACAGTATGTTTATCGGCTCGTCGAACGAAATCGGCGAATTCGAATCAGGGTTATCGGCCAGGCTGTTAACCTTAGTACCAGCGGTAGTTTTTGGAGGCAGTATGACAATTGCAATTGCCGGGGTTACCTGGTTAAAAACGAAATCCCTTACCAAATTAAGTTTGCAGGATATTAACGAACAAACAACAAAGGCCGCTTAA
- a CDS encoding PLDc N-terminal domain-containing protein has product MLLAQVESNQIAIIVVIAAILWLALILTALYHISRNNSMGFTVKVLWFIIILFAPFIGSIIYLIWGKNKKF; this is encoded by the coding sequence ATGTTACTAGCACAAGTAGAAAGCAATCAGATCGCCATTATTGTTGTTATTGCAGCCATATTATGGCTGGCGCTAATATTAACCGCATTGTACCACATATCGAGAAACAACAGCATGGGTTTTACGGTAAAAGTACTCTGGTTTATTATTATCCTTTTCGCCCCATTTATAGGCTCGATTATCTATCTCATCTGGGGTAAGAACAAGAAGTTTTAA